Proteins from one Xiphophorus hellerii strain 12219 chromosome 8, Xiphophorus_hellerii-4.1, whole genome shotgun sequence genomic window:
- the sppl3 gene encoding signal peptide peptidase-like 3 translates to MAEQGYSSWAYSLVDSSQVSTFLISILLIVYGSFRSLNMDCENQEKDKDGNPTATGSFNNSNTNNSIQTIDSTQALFLPIGASVSLLVMFFFFDSVQVVFTICTAVLATIAFAFLLLPMCQYLTRPCSPQNKISFGCCGRFTLAELLSFSLSVMLVLIWVLTGHWLLMDALAMGLCVAMIAFVRLPSLKVSCLLLSGLLIYDVFWVFFSAYIFNSNVMVKVATQPAENPIDVLSRKLHLGPGMGRDVPRLSLPGKLVFPSSTGSHFSMLGIGDIVMPGLLLCFVLRYDNYKKQATGEVPGPGNMSGRMQRVSYFHCTLIGYFVGLLTATVASRIHRAAQPALLYLVPFTLLPLLTMAYLKGDLRRMWSEPFHAKASSSRFLEV, encoded by the exons GGCATACTCCCTAGTTGACTCCAGTCAGGTGTCCACCTTTCTGATCTCCATCCTTCTTATCGTTTATGGCAGCTTCAG GTCATTAAACATGGATTGTGAGAACCAGGAGAAGGATAAAGACGGTAACCCCACAGCAACAGGGTCTTTTAAtaacagcaacacaaacaaca GCATTCAGACTATAGACTCGACGCAGGCCCTGTTTCTGCCAATAGGAGCGTCTGTGTCTCTGCTAGTCATGTTCTTCTTTTTCGATTCGGTTCAAGTGGTCTTCACTATCTGCACTGCAG TTCTTGCTACAATTGCATTTGCATTCCTGTTGTTACCTATGTGCCAGTATCTGACTAGACCCTGCTCCCCGCAGAACAA GATTTCATTTGGTTGCTGTGGACGCTTCACCCTGGCTGAACTCTTGTCATTCTCGCTCTCCGTGATGTTGGTCCTCATCTGGGTGTTGACCGGACACTGGCTCCTCATGGACG CTTTAGCCATGGGCTTGTGCGTCGCCATGATCGCTTTTGTTCGGCTTCCCAGTCTGAAGGTCTCCTGCCTGCTGCTGTCAGGACTGCTCATTTATGATGTGTTCTGG GTGTTCTTCTCAGCGTACATCTTCAACAGTAATGTGATGGTCAAAGTTGCCACTCAGCCTGCTGAAAATCCCATAGATGTTCTCTCCAGGAAGCTACACCTGGGGCCCGGAATGGGCCGCGACGTTCCCAGACTTTCCTTACCTGGCAAACTGGTCTTCCCAAG CTCCACAGGAAGCCACTTCTCCATGTTGGGAATCGGAGACATCGTGATGCCGGGGCTGCTTCTGTGCTTCGTCCTGCGCTACGATAACTACAAGAAGCAAGCAACAGGGGAGGTCCCGGGGCCCGGTAACATGTCCGGACGCATGCAGCGCGTCTCGTATTTCCACTGCACTCTCATCGGATACTTTGTGG GCCTGCTGACTGCCACTGTGGCCTCGAGGATCCATCGTGCTGCTCAGCCCGCTCTGCTCTACTTGGTTCCCTTCACCCTGCTGCCTCTGCTCACTATGGCTTACCTGAAG